In the genome of Solibacillus silvestris, one region contains:
- a CDS encoding cysteine desulfurase DndA, with protein sequence MLYLDNSATTPIHPEVKDAMLPFLLEEFGNPSSKYYDLAAYAKDAVKIARQNVAKLIDCRPDEIIFTSGSTESNNFIIKGITDQRKNKGKHIITTNIEHPSVLEVCKYLESIGFNLTVLEANQNGVITIEQFSNAVTPETIFASIQWGNNEIGSLNPIIEISKICIEHDIFLHSDATQVIGKRLISLDNLPGLSAISISAHKFFGPKGVGATFLRKDQYNLFPPITPLLHGGGQEEGLRSGTLAVHNIVGLGKASEIASQRQNKNIKKLNELEQHLIEILNSKFGTNIKYNHSSENKIPGIINVQFIGINNEILVKKLAPVIAVSTGSACSSSKPSHVLAAIGLSLNEIRQTIRISLSPYIEKEDLNIFNNL encoded by the coding sequence TTGTTATATTTAGATAACTCAGCTACTACCCCAATCCATCCAGAAGTAAAAGATGCAATGCTACCTTTCTTATTAGAAGAGTTCGGCAATCCTTCTAGTAAATATTATGATCTAGCAGCTTACGCAAAAGATGCTGTTAAAATTGCACGACAAAATGTAGCAAAACTTATTGATTGTCGACCTGATGAAATTATTTTTACAAGTGGATCAACTGAAAGTAATAACTTTATTATTAAGGGCATTACAGATCAGCGTAAAAATAAAGGTAAGCATATTATCACAACGAATATTGAACATCCTTCTGTTCTTGAAGTATGTAAATACTTAGAAAGCATTGGATTCAATTTGACTGTTTTAGAAGCTAATCAAAATGGAGTAATTACAATAGAACAATTTTCTAATGCTGTAACTCCTGAAACGATCTTTGCATCTATTCAATGGGGTAATAATGAAATTGGTTCATTAAATCCAATTATAGAAATTTCAAAAATTTGTATTGAACATGATATTTTTCTACATTCAGATGCAACACAGGTTATAGGAAAACGATTAATTTCTTTAGATAATTTACCTGGTTTAAGTGCTATATCAATTTCCGCGCATAAGTTTTTTGGACCAAAAGGTGTTGGTGCAACATTCTTAAGGAAAGATCAATATAATCTCTTCCCTCCTATTACACCTCTACTTCATGGGGGCGGTCAGGAAGAAGGTTTACGAAGCGGTACTTTAGCAGTTCATAATATTGTAGGTTTAGGTAAAGCCAGTGAAATAGCTTCACAGCGACAAAATAAAAACATAAAAAAATTAAATGAATTAGAGCAACATTTAATTGAGATTTTAAATTCTAAGTTTGGAACCAATATTAAATATAATCATTCAAGTGAGAATAAAATTCCTGGTATCATTAATGTTCAATTCATCGGGATAAATAATGAAATCTTAGTCAAAAAGTTAGCTCCAGTGATCGCTGTATCTACAGGATCGGCATGTAGTTCTTCTAAACCATCACATGTATTAGCAGCAATTGGTTTATCACTTAATGAAATCAGACAGACAATCCGAATCTCTTTATCGCCGTATATAGAAAAAGAAGATTTGAATATTTTCAATAATTTGTAA
- a CDS encoding sulfurtransferase DndC, whose amino-acid sequence MNENIISNLFTNEKSIVDLAKEQIKQAYKEDDRPWVVGYSGGKDSTVVVQLVFEALSELNPVDLKKKVYVISSDTLIETPLIINSINKTLSNIQDAAFKKGLPIETHKVKPEPTNSFWVNLIGRGYPSPNQTFRWCTDRLKIEPANSFVMNKVSSFGEVIMVLGVREDESVSRGNSIREHTIEGQLFMRHSTLPNAFVYAPIRNFNLDDVWNYLLNTPSPWGDDNYELHRLYQDSSSGECPLVIDKNIKESAGSCGNSRFGCWVCTVVTEDKALTGFIQSGHDWMKPLLDFRNWLTSIRDDRTKRMKYRMNGQIYFRDVKVDEVNGIPCVMIPKKSGRNAVNIPYKDYRVIEKHEIQQYIDQNNIDLGAAEDQMILIRYEEETLDGEIVEKHAQLGLGPYTMETRREILTRLLALQVTVKHPEDPHYELISEEELKEIRRTWLKQGDWEDWVPMLYAKVYGKDTQITWEKDDRPLLDNEQISQLDMLCKEFNVDMKVMRKLINLEKNFAGYKIRRGIGDEIGKILKQDYLHL is encoded by the coding sequence ATGAATGAAAATATCATTTCAAATTTATTTACAAATGAAAAATCAATAGTTGATTTAGCGAAAGAGCAAATAAAACAGGCCTATAAAGAAGACGATCGCCCTTGGGTTGTAGGCTATAGTGGTGGTAAAGATTCCACAGTAGTGGTTCAACTTGTTTTTGAAGCATTGTCTGAACTGAATCCTGTTGATCTAAAAAAGAAAGTTTACGTCATTTCATCAGATACATTAATTGAAACACCATTAATTATAAATTCAATTAATAAAACGTTATCAAATATTCAAGATGCTGCATTTAAAAAGGGGTTACCAATTGAAACTCATAAAGTTAAGCCGGAACCTACAAATTCTTTTTGGGTTAACTTAATTGGACGTGGTTACCCTTCACCTAACCAGACATTTCGTTGGTGTACAGACCGTTTAAAAATCGAACCTGCTAACTCTTTTGTCATGAATAAAGTTTCTTCTTTTGGAGAAGTAATTATGGTGCTTGGTGTACGAGAAGATGAAAGTGTGTCTCGTGGTAATAGTATCCGTGAACATACAATTGAAGGGCAATTATTTATGCGCCATTCAACATTACCTAATGCATTTGTTTACGCACCGATCAGAAACTTTAACTTAGACGATGTGTGGAATTATTTATTAAATACCCCTTCTCCATGGGGAGATGATAATTACGAATTACATCGCCTATATCAAGATTCAAGTAGTGGCGAATGTCCTCTTGTTATCGATAAAAATATTAAAGAAAGTGCTGGTTCATGCGGCAATAGTAGATTTGGATGTTGGGTATGTACAGTTGTTACAGAAGATAAAGCACTAACTGGTTTTATCCAGAGTGGACATGATTGGATGAAGCCATTATTAGACTTCCGTAACTGGTTAACATCTATTCGTGATGACCGCACAAAACGAATGAAATATCGTATGAATGGTCAAATCTATTTCCGAGATGTTAAAGTTGATGAAGTAAATGGCATCCCATGTGTCATGATCCCTAAAAAGTCAGGTAGAAATGCTGTTAATATTCCTTATAAAGATTATAGAGTTATTGAGAAACATGAAATCCAACAATACATTGATCAAAATAATATCGATTTAGGTGCAGCAGAAGATCAAATGATATTGATTCGTTATGAAGAAGAAACATTAGATGGGGAAATTGTTGAGAAACATGCACAACTCGGTCTAGGACCATACACAATGGAAACTCGTCGTGAAATTTTGACAAGACTTTTAGCGCTTCAAGTTACGGTTAAACATCCTGAAGATCCTCATTACGAATTGATTTCTGAAGAAGAACTTAAAGAAATTCGTCGCACTTGGCTTAAACAAGGTGATTGGGAAGACTGGGTACCGATGCTGTACGCTAAAGTTTATGGAAAGGATACACAAATCACTTGGGAAAAAGATGACCGTCCTTTATTGGATAATGAACAAATTTCTCAGCTTGATATGTTATGTAAAGAATTCAATGTAGATATGAAAGTAATGCGCAAATTAATTAACCTTGAAAAAAACTTTGCCGGTTATAAAATTCGCCGTGGCATTGGTGATGAAATCGGTAAGATTTTAAAACAAGACTATCTACATCTATAG
- a CDS encoding DNA sulfur modification protein DndE yields the protein MNFRLKTSKGTEEILKSLQNSTGLTWNILSRIAVAMSLNDPTIPAEVPDTSGIEIHRNTMTGEHDYVYKAIIRQHAGYHVPEEEYFPDLFNRHIERGIRMLEGEYKLFGNYDKLLTNLLKTGN from the coding sequence ATGAACTTTAGATTAAAAACTTCAAAAGGAACTGAAGAAATATTAAAATCACTTCAAAACTCTACTGGTCTTACATGGAACATTCTTTCTCGAATTGCAGTTGCTATGTCCCTAAATGATCCAACTATACCAGCAGAAGTTCCAGATACTTCTGGAATAGAAATTCATCGAAACACAATGACAGGTGAACATGATTATGTATATAAAGCAATCATTAGGCAACATGCAGGATACCATGTACCAGAAGAAGAATACTTTCCTGATTTATTCAACCGGCATATCGAAAGAGGTATTCGAATGTTGGAAGGTGAATATAAATTATTTGGTAATTATGATAAATTACTTACGAACCTATTAAAAACCGGAAACTAG